A DNA window from Myripristis murdjan chromosome 19, fMyrMur1.1, whole genome shotgun sequence contains the following coding sequences:
- the LOC115377504 gene encoding poly(ADP-ribose) glycohydrolase produces the protein MAAHCILRFVHLLQKGLSKRQFWSNRNQAKSVVLTQVVLMTALTDFEPIAKRLRVETDDKRSPSSCLKGQLLCSQSTDNVTMDQERREKDKEQKMEIRTKAGAGGLRGVKTKLSQHRICPRQQKFRSTLDRWLLKPRKTTNTAELCRAQEDVEMADAGGVQGTSTQSLDTVSHKTEEAAVSSLEEETQPLTPQLLEEDNPAAPASQVSAESELMQRVIRSGDGSEEQEMETCPGGSTGSVKRNPKITDYFSGTLSPDLPLRRDSPEESPEEQDRDEGSSPSDAKPDVTWLGTPISELGRMPDCGQQLPRLKNVSGQHTVLIRTDLLQNGKVPVPYPAKFTDTWDDVHVKMPWSGMNLFPVINEETQELQNKSRWELIKETLSKKITSAQDLKNTILKYSAGHAKKWDFTALHSYCTKVLEPDAAEHLFGSLLPDMVQLALRASELCTKPIPLLKGGMNHSITMSQEQVASLLANAFFCSFPRRNSRKTEYLNYPDINFFRLFEGASPKKIEKLKTLMCYFKSVTEQRPTGLVTFTRKSLDRPPNWKSSQSQLTKLHITCEGTIEDDGYGMLQVDFANQFVGGGVIGSGLVQEEIRFLINPELIVSRLFTEALGHKECLIITGTQQYSSYTGYAQSYKWGGSHQDSTPRDGWQRKCTEIVAIDALQFRSFLEQFHPARINRELNKAYCGFARPGERSQNLSAVATGNWGCGVFGGDTRLKALLQMLAAAEAGRDVAYFTFGDSQLMTDVHNMHAFLTARNISVGEVYDLLGQYYSSVCKSCLSRRPDVSLYSFIYQQVSSSLAPDASDSGAARQHVPTDGR, from the exons ATGGCTGCACATTGTATTTTGCGCTTCGTTCACCTGCTGCAGAAAGGACTTTCAAAGAGACAGTTCTGGTCTAATCGGAACCAGGCCAAGTCGGTGGTGTTAACTCAGGTTGTATT AATGACTGCGCTGACGGACTTTGAGCCAATTGCAAAGAGACTGAGGGTTGAAACCGATGATAAGAGATCGCCATCATCTTGTCTGAAAG gcCAACTTTTATGTAGTCAGAGCACAGATAATGTGACAATGGatcaagagaggagagaaaaggacaaAGAACAGAAGATGGAAATACGGACAAAGGCTGGAGCAGGTGGACTGCGAGGTGTCAAGACGAAACTTTCACAGCACAGAATCTGTCCCAGGCAGCAGAAGTTCAGATCTACGCTTGATAGGTGGCTGCTGAAGCCTCGaaaaaccacaaacacagccGAGCTGTGCAGAGCTCAAGAGGATGTAGAAATGGCCGATGCAGGTGGCGTGCAAGGCACTTCAACTCAGTCTCTGGACACGGTAAGTCACAAGACTGAAGAAGCTGCTGTCAGTAGCCTGGAAGAGGAAACCCAGCCGCTGACACCACAACTCCTGGAGGAGGACAACCCTGCTGCACCAGCTTCCCAAGTTTCTGCAGAAAGTGAGCTTATGCAGAGAGTGATCCGCAGTGGCGATGGGTCAGAGGAACAAGAAATGGAGACATGCCCGGGAGGCTCGACAGGCTCTGTCAAACGCAACCCCAAAATAACAGACTACTTCTCAGGAACCTTGTCGCCGGACTTACCTTTGAGGCGTGACAGTCCAGAAGAATCTCCAGAGGAACAAGACAGGGACGAAGGAAGTTCTCCCTCTGATGCTAAGCCTGATGTCACGTGGCTTGGGACCCCCATCAGTGAACTGGGGAGGATGCCTGATTGCGGGCAACAACTTCCTCGACTAAAAAATGTTTCAGGCCAACACACTGTGCTGATAAGg ACAGACCTTCTTCAGAATGGCAAGGTTCCTGTTCCATATCCTGCCAAATTTACAGATACCTGGGACGACGTCCACGTCAAGATGCCCTGGTCAGGGATGAACTTGTTTCCAGTCATAAATGAG GAAACACAAGAGCTGCAGAATAAGAGCCGGTGGGAGTTGATCAAGGAAACTTTGTCCAAGAAAATTACAAGTGCTCAGGATCTGAAG AACACAATATTGAAGTACAGTGCTGGGCATGCCAAGAAATGGGACTTCACAGCATTACATTCATACTGCACCAAG GTCCTCGAGCCTGATGCTGCTGAACATCTGTTTGGTTCCCTGCTGCCAGACATGGTGCAATTAGCACTGAGAGCATCTGAGCTGTGCACCAAG CCGATACCGCTCCTCAAGGGAGGGATGAACCACTCCATCACCATGTCTCAGGAGCAGGTGGCAAGCCTGCTTGCCAACGCCTTCTTCTGCAGCTTCCCCCGACGCAACTCCAGGAAAACTGAGTACTTAAATTACCCAGACATCAACTTCTTCAG GCTGTTTGAGGGAGCTTCACCAAAGAAGATTGAGAAGCTCAAAACCCTGATGTGCTATTTCAAAAGTGTGACTGAGCAAA GACCCACTGGACTTGTAACATTCACACGAAAAAGTTTGGACAGACCTCCAAATTGGAAGAG CTCACAGTCTCAGCTCACAAAACTCCACATTACATGTGAAGGGACCATTGAGGATGACGGTTATGGCATGCTTCAG GTGGATTTTGCCAATCAATTTGTGGGAGGAGGTGTCATCGGTTCCGGTCTGGTTCAAGAGGAAATCCGCTTTCTGATCAACCCTGAGCTTATTGTTTCTCGCCTCTTCACCGAAGCCCTGGGCCATAAAGAATGTCTGATCATCACAG GTACACAGCAGTACAGTTCATACACTGGCTACGCACAAAGTTACAAATGGGGTGGCAGCCACCAGGACTCAACTCCCAG agATGGCTGGCAGAGAAAATGCACAGAGATTGTGGCCATTGACGCGCTGCAGTTCAGGAGTTTTCTCGAACAGTTTCACCCAGCCAGAATCAACCGAGAGCTCAACAAG GCCTACTGTGGCTTCGCTCGCCCTGGGGAAAGAAGCCAAAACCTCTCGGCGGTGGCCACAGGGAACTGGGGATGTGGGGTTTTCGGAGGTGACACCCGTCTTAAAG ctctgctCCAGATGCTGGCAGCTGCTGAGGCGGGCCGAGATGTGGCCTATTTCACCTTTGGTGACAGCCAGCTCATGACAGACGTCCACAACATGCATGCTTTCCTCACTGCCAGGAACATCAGTGTCG GGGAGGTGTACGATCTCCTGGGGCAGTACTACAGCTCGGTGTGTAAAAGCTGCCTCAGTCGGCGCCCTGACGTCAGCCTCTACTCCTTCATCTACCAACAGGTCAGCTCCTCCTTGGCGCCCGATGCCTCCGACAGCGGCGCGGCCAGACAGCACGTCCCCACAGACGGCCGTTAA